From the Cohaesibacter sp. ES.047 genome, the window GCGGGATCGTCCAGATGATCAACGTCAGGACACCAAGCACCCCGGCCACCGGACGATCGAAGAAGCCCAGAATGGCACCATCGGTCTTGATGACTGTTGCCATGAAGTTTTCCTCAAGCATTGGCCCGATGACGATCCCCAGAATGACCGGCGCCAGAGGAAAGCCGTTTTCTTCCATGATGAATCCGATCACGCCCAGCACCAGCATGACACTGATGCCGTAGGTGCTGTTGGTAATCGAGAAGGACCCCACGATACAGAAGATCAGAATGATCGGCATGATGACATTGGCCGGCGCGCGCAGCACGTAGCGGGCACTGCGGATGGCCGCGTAGCCCAGTGGGATGAGCATCAGGTTGGCGATGAAGAAGGTCAGGAAGATGCCATAGGTCAGATCCGCCTGCTGGATGAAGACCATGGGGCCGGGCGTGATGCCCTTCATGAACAGAACGCCGATTGCGATTGCTGTTACCGAGTCGCCGGGAATACCGAACACCAGGGCAGGCACCCAGACACCGCTCAGACCGGCATTGTTGGCAGCACCAGCAGCAACAAGCCCCTCTTCATGCCCCGTGCCGAACTTTTGCGGTTCGCGAGCAAACTTCTTGGACAGGGCGTAGGAGACCCAGGCGGCGATATCGGCCCCAGCGCCGGGGAGGATGCCGACGATGGTGCCGATAAGGCTTCCCCGGACCAGATGACTTTTGTTCCTTAACATCATCTTGCCCTGCCCGGCGAAAACGCTCGACCGCCCGGGGGCAATGGTTGATCGGTTCTGTTGGGGAGAGATCGCAAAGCGCAACAGCTCGGTCATGGCGAACATGCCGATCATCGCCGGAATGAAGCTGATCCCGGCCATGAGTTCGACATTGCCGAATGTGAAGCGCGGGTAGCCGCCGATCACATCAATGCCGATTGTCGAGATGAAGAGCCCCAGAAGCAATGCGATCATGCCCTTGGTGCGGGATCCGCGCGAGATGACAACCGAGCAGCTCAGGCCAAGACAGGCAAGCCAGAAATACTCGACCGTTGAGAATTGAAAAGCGAACTCGGCCAGATAGGGCGCTCCGGTCGACAGGATAACCGCGCCCACAAGCCCGCCAAAGACAGAGCTGACAAGCCCGATGCCGAGGGCTTTTTCAGCCTCACCGCGCTGGGTCATGTTAAAGGCTTCATCGACATAGGCCGCAGAGGCTGGCGTGCCGGGAATGCGCAGCAGTGCGCCGGGTATGTCCCCTGCAAAGATCGCCATAGCAACGCTGGTTACGATCGCCGCAATCGCAGGCAAGGGATCCATAAAGAAGGTAATAGGCACCAGCAGCGCCGTGGCCATGGTTGCCGAAAGCCCGGGGACGGCGCCAACAAACAGGCCAAACATGGCCGATCCCAGAATGACCATCAGAACATAGGGCTCGGTGACTTGGCTGAAAGCTGAGAGAAGAACGTCCATGAGATCACCAGGCAATCGGTTCGAGCAGGCCCCATGGCAGCGGCACTAGGAACAGCTTGTTGAAGATGGTATGGATGGCGAACGCAGCGACGACGCTCACCGGAATGGCAACAATGATCCTGAGCTGAAAGACCAGAAAGAGCGCAATCAGCAGAATAGCGCTGAGGAGTGGAAACCCGATGTCGTTGACAAAGGGAATAAAACTGGCCGTACCAAGCAGAATGACCAGAGCTTGCAGGACGCGCCGTTGATCTTTGATCCAGTTGCCGAATGACACAAGCCTTGCGCGGTCCGTACGACGTAAATCCGTAATGATGAGAGACAGGCCACCAAGAATAAAGCCGAAGGCGATAATTCTCGGCATGAGATCCGAACCGACCGATTGCCCCGGAACGGAGGGAAATGAGCTGATCTCATACAGGATGGCCAATGAGAACAGGATGAGGAGTCCCCCCATCAAACGATCGCTTATTTTCATTTTTTGCATCCGACTTCAGACAGGCCTTGTGCCTATGCTCACCGGTCACTATTGCCTTCATGGACAGGCAAAAGACGACAAGGCCCAAGCAGGGCACCACAAAGCAACACAAGGCGGTTCAGGTCCAGATCAAAGCAAGGCGGGATTTTTGCACCTGCCATGTCCACCCCGGCGATCCCGCGCCGAGGCGAAGTGGTTCAACCGCAAAGGGTCATGAGAGACCCTTCTGCTGACACTATTATTTTGCCAACCCGGCTGCTTTCATGACCTTGCCCAGATCGGCGTCAGCCTTGGCCATCCATTCGCCAAAGCCTGCGCCATCACGCCAGATCGTGCCAAAGCCGCGTTTTTTCATGAAGGCCTGGAATTCATCAGACTTGTAGGCTTTTTCAATGGACGCGGACAATTTGGAAGCGACATCATCGGACAGTCCCTTCGGAGCACCAACACCGCGCCAGGTTGCACTGGTCCAGTCCAGATCAGCCGCTTCCTTGAGGGTCGGCACATCGGGGTATTTGTCGAGACGCTCGTTAGCCATGACGGCGAGGGTTTTGACCTTGCCGGCATCGATGAGCGATGAGGCTTCGGACACGGAGCAGGTCACGACATCAACGCCGCCAGAGACCAGATCCTGCAGAGCAGGTGCGGACCCCTTGGTCGGAACCCAAGGCACAGTGCTCGGATCGGCGTCCGCAGCGACCAGCATGCCCGCAAGAGCCAGATGCCAGATGCCGCCCTGACCGGTACCGGACCCTTTCATCGAGCCCGGATCGGCCTTGGCGTCAGCGAGGAGGGTTTTCACATCATTATATTTGGAATCGGATGCAACATGGACCCCTGCCGAGTCGGCATTGAACAGAGCAAGTGGCGTGTAGCCGGTATAGTCGAGCTTGGTCAGACCAGCCCAGTGCATCATGGCGATTTCCACCGTGACAGTGCCAACGGTATAACCATCCGGTTTGGCCATAGAAATGGCGGAATGGCCGACCACACCACCCCCGCCGGTGCGGTTAACGACATTGACGGGCACGCCAAGATCTTTTTCAACGAGTCCGGCCAACATGCGGCTGGTTGCATCTGTGCCGCCACCGGCACCCCAAGGCACGATCCAGGTGATCGGACGCTCTGGATATTCGGCAAAAGCGGGCGTGGCCGCAGACATGGCGAAAGCAACCGCAGCGACACTCAGGCCTGCGGACAACATTGTACGAAGCATGGAACTCTCCCTAGTTTTTCATGCAGCCCGACATCGCGCATCAGGCCCCTCACACCGGCATCTGCCAGCGCTCTCCCTCGCAGATCCCCAACCCGATGATCACACTGAGACGTGCATCCGAGGCAACCTCAGAAGCCGGGAACCCAGCATTCATTGAAACCGCTTTTTTCCTCAAAATCAACAAATAATGATTTCATTTTACTAATTAATTGACGCATATTTCCAATTGGCCACCTATTGGCGATGGCTTCCGAGCACGACAGAAGCCCCACTGAAAAAGATACAATTTATATATCTTACAATATCTTATATCTTTCTTTCCGAAGTTTTTCTATCATTTCCGGGCAGGCATACTAAAGTCTTGGTGCCTTTGCCGCCCTCCACCGAGATGTCTCTTTTTGCGCAATTAGGAAATTTAAGGAAATTATATCTTACTAATTTTATCTTATTTTGCTACCCTTACCAACCAAAGATACCAAGAAACGATCTTGTCACCTCCTCCACACGGGACACACGACAGGATCAAACCACGCGGAGAGGCAGAGATGCTAAACGATATTGCAGGCATGAAGGTGCTTGTTTTTGGAGGAAGTTCTGGGATCGGCGCAGCAGCCGCCGAAGCCTTCGCGGCTGAGGGGGCTGACGTTGCAATTCATTATGCCCGGGGTGAAGAACGCGCAAACACGGTGGCTCAGAAGGCCTCCTCCCACGGGGTCAAGGCCGTGACAATTGGTGCGGACCTTTTTGAGGAAGGCGCGGCGGCAGCTGCCGTCAAGGAGGCGGCAGAGGCACTTGGCGGCCTTGACGTGCTCATCAACAACGCCGGAGCCATGGTCGGTCGCGCGCGGCTTTCTGATGTGGAACGCAAACTCTACGACCAGATCATGGACCTCAATGTCTGGGCCGTGATTGAGGCCAGTCAGGCCGCCCTTCCCTACCTGAAGGCATCCGACAAGGCATCGATCATCAATCTTGCGTCTATCGCTGGTCGCAACGGCGGCGGACCGGGCGCCGGACTCTATGCGTCGGCCAAAGCCTTCGTTGGCAACTACACCCGCAACCTCGCCAAGGATCTGGCCGAGTTCGGCATTCGTGCCAACGCAATTGCGCCGGGCTTCATCAAGACCGCCTTTCATGACGAGACGCCGCAGGCCGTGGTTGATAGCATCATCGCCTCGACCCCGCTCGGACGGGCCGGTGTCGCAGAAGACTGCACGGGATCGCTGCTGTTCCTTGCGTCTCCGCAGATGAGCAGCTTTATCACCGGGCAGACTATCGAAATCAACGGTGGGGCACTGATGCCCTGAGCGCGGGTGTAATTGATTGGCAGGTGAAAGGATGCTAGCGTTGAACGGTGAGTGGAAAGAGACTGCACTTCCTCCCGAAAACGGAAGAAGGTCGAGCGCGCTGCGCAACGACGACAGCGTTCTTTTGAGCCGAAACAACAATGGGATGAGCAAGTCGCGAAGTCTAGCCGATACCGTCTATCAGGAGCTGCTGAGCAGGATTGTTGCCGGCACCTATCCTGAGAATACCAAGCTGCCGACCGAAGCCGAGTTGGCAGAGGATCTGGGTGCATCGCGTCCGGTGGTCAGGGCTGCCATTGCCCGGCTCAGGGAGAGTGACCTGGTTGCCTCCCGGCGCGGATCAGGGAGCTTTGTTCTCAAGCGTCCAAACGAGGCGGCGGCTCATTTTGCTCCCATTGAATCCATTGCGGATATTCAACGCTATTTCGAATATCGGATCATGCTGGAAGGGGAGGCTGCCTATCTGGCAGCCGAACGGGCCAGCGATCGCGATATCGAGAAAATGACCGTTGAAGTCAAGCGCATGGATGAAGCACTCGAGACCAACGAAGATGTGGTCGAAGGGGACTTTCGCTTTCACCTGGCAATCTGTGAGGCAACCGACAATTATTTCCTTGTCAGTTCCTTCCAATTCCTGGCGGATGCCATGCATCAATCGATGAATCTGGCACACAATCTGACCTTGCGCGGCAAACGCTCAAGGCAGGCTGTCGTTCATCAAGAGCATCATCGCATCTTTCTTGCCATCCGCAACCGGGAACGGAATGCCGCGCGTGTCCACATGCAGATGCATCTGCGAAACGCACGGCACAGAATCTTTAAAGGCCCGTCTTCGTAATCCAACGA encodes:
- a CDS encoding tripartite tricarboxylate transporter TctB family protein, which gives rise to MGGLLILFSLAILYEISSFPSVPGQSVGSDLMPRIIAFGFILGGLSLIITDLRRTDRARLVSFGNWIKDQRRVLQALVILLGTASFIPFVNDIGFPLLSAILLIALFLVFQLRIIVAIPVSVVAAFAIHTIFNKLFLVPLPWGLLEPIAW
- a CDS encoding SDR family NAD(P)-dependent oxidoreductase — translated: MLNDIAGMKVLVFGGSSGIGAAAAEAFAAEGADVAIHYARGEERANTVAQKASSHGVKAVTIGADLFEEGAAAAAVKEAAEALGGLDVLINNAGAMVGRARLSDVERKLYDQIMDLNVWAVIEASQAALPYLKASDKASIINLASIAGRNGGGPGAGLYASAKAFVGNYTRNLAKDLAEFGIRANAIAPGFIKTAFHDETPQAVVDSIIASTPLGRAGVAEDCTGSLLFLASPQMSSFITGQTIEINGGALMP
- a CDS encoding tripartite tricarboxylate transporter permease, with product MDVLLSAFSQVTEPYVLMVILGSAMFGLFVGAVPGLSATMATALLVPITFFMDPLPAIAAIVTSVAMAIFAGDIPGALLRIPGTPASAAYVDEAFNMTQRGEAEKALGIGLVSSVFGGLVGAVILSTGAPYLAEFAFQFSTVEYFWLACLGLSCSVVISRGSRTKGMIALLLGLFISTIGIDVIGGYPRFTFGNVELMAGISFIPAMIGMFAMTELLRFAISPQQNRSTIAPGRSSVFAGQGKMMLRNKSHLVRGSLIGTIVGILPGAGADIAAWVSYALSKKFAREPQKFGTGHEEGLVAAGAANNAGLSGVWVPALVFGIPGDSVTAIAIGVLFMKGITPGPMVFIQQADLTYGIFLTFFIANLMLIPLGYAAIRSARYVLRAPANVIMPIILIFCIVGSFSITNSTYGISVMLVLGVIGFIMEENGFPLAPVILGIVIGPMLEENFMATVIKTDGAILGFFDRPVAGVLGVLTLIIWTIPLLKMLNRARKSFGSRET
- a CDS encoding tripartite tricarboxylate transporter substrate binding protein; translation: MLRTMLSAGLSVAAVAFAMSAATPAFAEYPERPITWIVPWGAGGGTDATSRMLAGLVEKDLGVPVNVVNRTGGGGVVGHSAISMAKPDGYTVGTVTVEIAMMHWAGLTKLDYTGYTPLALFNADSAGVHVASDSKYNDVKTLLADAKADPGSMKGSGTGQGGIWHLALAGMLVAADADPSTVPWVPTKGSAPALQDLVSGGVDVVTCSVSEASSLIDAGKVKTLAVMANERLDKYPDVPTLKEAADLDWTSATWRGVGAPKGLSDDVASKLSASIEKAYKSDEFQAFMKKRGFGTIWRDGAGFGEWMAKADADLGKVMKAAGLAK
- a CDS encoding FadR/GntR family transcriptional regulator; the encoded protein is MSKSRSLADTVYQELLSRIVAGTYPENTKLPTEAELAEDLGASRPVVRAAIARLRESDLVASRRGSGSFVLKRPNEAAAHFAPIESIADIQRYFEYRIMLEGEAAYLAAERASDRDIEKMTVEVKRMDEALETNEDVVEGDFRFHLAICEATDNYFLVSSFQFLADAMHQSMNLAHNLTLRGKRSRQAVVHQEHHRIFLAIRNRERNAARVHMQMHLRNARHRIFKGPSS